A genomic window from Equus asinus isolate D_3611 breed Donkey chromosome 25, EquAss-T2T_v2, whole genome shotgun sequence includes:
- the LOC139041970 gene encoding interferon-activable protein 204-like codes for MVLKATEPFAYAVSKGERKMFHATVATESQFFQVKVFDISLKEKFIPKKVIAISDYVGCNGYLEVCNALSVSDVNADQKMEVSKSLIANANATPKISHLYLQAPGTFVNGMYEVHKKTVRNQLIYYEIKDNTGKIEVRMYGRLTQINCEEGDKLKLICFELALSKKKWQLRSVIHSFIKVGTSGGTSSF; via the exons ATGGTACTGAAAGCAACAGAGCCATTTGCATATGCTGTCAGCAAAGGGGAGAGAAAGATGTTTCATGCCACAGTAGCTACTGAGAGCCAATTCTTCCAAGTGAAGGTTTTTGATATCAGCCTAAAGGAGAAGTTCATTCCAAAGAAAGTCATTGCCATATCAGATTATGTTGGATGCAATGGGTACCTGGAGGTGTGCAATGCCTTATCTGTGTCTGATGTTAATGCTGACCAAAAGATGGAGGTCTCAAAAAGTCTGATTGCAAATGCAAATGCAACTCCTAAAATCAGTCATCTGTACTTGCAAGCTCCAGGAACATTTGTGAATGGGATGTATGAGGTGCATAAG AAAACGGTTAGGAATCAACtcatttattatgaaataaaagataatacaGGGAAGATAGAAGTTAGGATGTATGGACGACTGACCCAAATCAACTGTGAAGAAGGCGATAAACTTAAACTAATCTGCTTTGAATTGGCATTAAGTAAGAAGAAGTGGCAGCTGAGATCTGTAATTCACAGTTTCATCAAGGTGGGAACTTCTGGGGGAACATCATCCTTCTAA